Genomic window (Gammaproteobacteria bacterium):
CAGGACCTCCCCAGGCCTGTCGGCCCGACCCGCCCGGCCCGCGACCTGCACGACGAGCTGGGCCATACGCTCGGCGTCCCTGAAGTCCGTGCCGTACAGGCCATTGTCCAGGTTGAGAATCCCGGTCAGGGTGACGAGCGGAAAATCATGCCCCTTGGACAGCATCTGCGTACCTAGCAGGATGCGATGCTTACCCGAACGAATCGCACGGAGGTATCCTTCGAGGGCACCTTTACGACGCGTGGTGTCGCGATCGATACGGATCAGGGGAACATCCGGAAACCATTGGCGAAGGGCCTGCTCGACCCGTTCGGTTCCGTGGCCCACCGGCCGGAGTTCCTTACTGCCGCAGGCCTCGCAGTGCCGGGGCACGTTTCGCTTCGCACCGCAGTGATGGCAGCTCATGCTCGACTGGGCGGCGTGCAGGGTCAGGTGTGAATCACAGCGGGAACACGGGACGGCCCAGCCGCAATCCTCGCACAACAACGCGGGCGCGAACCCGCGCCGATTCAGGAAAAGCAGAACCTGTCCGCCCTGCTCCAGGTGAGACGAGATTCGCTCCCGCAACGGCCCCGACACACCGTCCGTCGTCCTGTGTCGTCGCGTGTCGATAATCGACACACTGGGCGGACGCGCGGAGCCCGCGCGCTGCGACAACACGACACGGCTGTACTTGCCACGAGCAACATTGGACAGCGATTCCAGCGAGGGCGTAGCGGAACCGAGGACCACGGGTACGCCTTCGAGCCTCGCCCGGTAGACCGCGACATCCCGGGCGTGGTATCGAAACCCGTCCTGCTGCTTGAATGAGGGATCGTGCTCCTCATCGACGATGATGATCCCAGGCCGCAGAAGGGGGGTGAACACGGCAGACCGGGTGCCGATCACAACCCGGGCTTCCCCGGCTGCTGCCTTGCGCCATGCGCAGTGACGCTCGGTATCGCTCAATCCGGAGTGTATGACCGACGGTATCGCACCCAGGTGAGCAGAGAACCGATCGACGAGTTGTGGCGTCAACCCGATCTCGGGCACGAGGACCAATGCCTGACAACCGCTCGCCACGACCTGCTCGATCGCCGCCAGATAGACCTCGGTCTTGCCGCTTCCCGTGACACCATCGAGCAACACCGGCGCGAATCGTCCCAGCCCGCGCTGAATGACCTCCGCCGCGTGGACCTGCCCGGAATTGAGAGACACCCGCTGCGGGGTGACAGGTCCGATATCCTGTCCCCCCGTAGGGGCTTGCTTGCTTCGTTCGGCCAGACCCTTTTCGACCAGGGACCGCATCGCGTCCCGCCACCTTTCATGTTCCGAGTTCAACACCACCGCAGACGCGCCGATATCGCCGCGATTCAGAAGGGTCGTCAGGACCGCCGCCTGACGCGGGGCGCGTTCGTCAAGGTGCCCGGGCATCTGCCTGACCCTGGCATACCAACGAGATTCGGCTGCACCAGCGACGCTCAATCCGCTTCTCAACCGCACCGGAAGCGCGGTCCGGATCACCTCGCCGAGGGCGTAACGATAGTACTGACCGGCCCACCGTAACAACGACAGCATCCCCATAGTACAGAGTGGGGTATCGTCGAGAACCTCGATGATCGGTCTGAGACGGGAGGGAGGTACGTTTGAGGTTGCACTACTTCCGACGATCATTCCGACCAGGGTACGGCGCCCGAAGGGAACCTTGACACGCACACCGTCGGACAGGCTCATCCCCTGCAGTCCGGGCGGTCCCAGATAGTCGAAGTGGTCACCAAGCGGTACGGGCAGGGCGACGTGATAGTAGATAACCGAGGGCACCAGGCGCTTCCGGTCTACACGACCGACCTGAGGTGATTTCTTCTTTGGCTCACCAAGTCAGAATCTCTTCATCAAAAAATAGAGTTATCCACAACTTCTGTGGATAACTCTGTGCGCAATTTGTAGCGTAACGGCCAGGTTCGCGCTTTCTACAATGTTTTCCACAAACTGGGTAAAAAATATACACCTCTTTATAAGCTTATAATTCAATGAGTTATAACCTTAATGGTGTGAATGCCAGATCAGGAACCGGCGCAACAAACCATCCGGACATCATGCAAAACCGATGTGCATAAACAGCCAGGGCAGGCCGCAAGAGGCATTGACAGGGACACGTTTCAGGGAATGCCGAACTGGCAATGCAGGATGCCGACATGTTTCGGGCAGAAGGAAAAATTCCCGCTATCCTCCCATGTACGAGCCGCCGAGAAAACGGCTGGACAGGGCAAACACTGCGTCGATCTACGACCTGACTACGCACATGGAAAATTTCTAGTGTAGTATCCCATCGAGATGCCGAACAACAACCAACAGGCAGTGCAAGTCGAGATCGAGAACCGGGACGAGGTCAATATCGCCTCGCTGACGCGTCTCAGCCTCTTCGGCAGGCTGGATTTGGAGCGCAACCACGACCTGCTGGCCCGTTGCAGCCAACGCGAGGTCGAGGCCGGCGAAATCATTCTGCAACGTGGGATGGCCAACGACCGGATCTATGTCATCCTGGAAGGGCGGCTCTCAATACACCTGCGGGAAGACGACTTTGCACTGGCCGTTCTGCGTGAAGGTGAGACGGTAGGCGAGATGTCCATCATCGGAGACCAGCCCACCAGTGCGATCGTCAAGGCGGAGACACGCGCCCTGCTGCTCGAGATCCCTAGGGAAGCTTTCTGGGGCTTCATCGATCGCGACCCGTCCTTTGCCCGACAACTGCTGGAACTGTTCGCCAGGCGCCTGCTCAACGTCACGAATGTCGTTTTCTATTCGCGCCAGATGCAGGAGAAGTATCGCCGCGAGGCGTATGCCGATCCACTGACGGACCTCTACAACCTTCGCTGGCTGAACGAGACGCTGCCCTTCGAGATGTCACGTTGCGTGGTCTGCAACCGACACCTGTCGCTGCTCGCCCTCTCTGTGGACGGATTCGGTAGATACAACGCGATCTGGGGACACTCGACGGCGGACCAGACGCTGAGGGAACTGGCGACGGCCATCGAGGTGGAACTCCGTACCCTGGACATGGCCGCCCGATGCGAGGGTGCGGAGATCATGGCGATCCTGCCCGGCGCGGATGTCAACGAGGCCGAACGGGTAGCGCACCGGCTACGCGAGGCATCGAGCCGGCTTTGCGATCCGCAACGCAACAGCGACCCGATGCCGGCGTTCACCGTTTCGATCGGCGTCGCCGAAATGGTGCCCGGCGACTACGCGGAGATGCTCATCGCCCGAACGAGCGCGGCCATGGGACGTGCCAGGGACCAAGGGGGTGGGACCACCTCGCGGTGAACTCGGATAGACCACTCCGGCCACCGGAAGGGCGCCGGAGACCGACTTCCCCAGCGTCTTGACACCGCTGATCGGTTCGGTGGCCATCTTCTGGCCGTCTCCATAAAGAATTCGGGTGTTGTCCGCGAAGAACAGGTGGTTTTCCTCCCCCGAGAATCCCACAGGCAAACGCCACACAAAAAAAGCACACCAGCGGCAGCCACAAAGGGGCGGTGGCGGCGTAGAGCGACCCGGGATCCGTGGCGATGGACACCCAGATTGATCGGCATGCTAGCGTTGCATAACTAAGGCCAAAACAGGTACATTGCGCACGCATTCCCGACCGCGGGGGTTGTCGTCTACCGTGTACGAACTGATTCAGCAGGTACTGAGAACCGATGTCTCCGGCATGCCCGTCGAATGGATCGACTACCGGGAAGCCGCTCGGCTTTATCATGCCAATCAGGTCGCCTATGCCTGCGGATCGCTGCTGTATGCCCTTCACGGCGGGACCAACGCCAGGACCGGAGGCCGCAGCGTCATCCGGGTCAACGCCATCGTCGCGACCCGGGGAAACAACCGCACGGTAAGGCAGCCCTACACCCCGCCGCTGCACAACAGCACCCTGTTCCGGCGTGACGGCAACCTCTGCCTGTACTGCGGCGATCGCTTCACGCACAACCATCTGTCCCGCGATCATGTGACGCCGCTGAGTCAGGGCGGTTCGAACGGCTGGAACAATGTGGTTACCGCCTGCAAGCGCTGCAACAACCACAAGGCGGGACGCACACCCGAGCAGGCCGGGATGGCACTGCTGGCCGTACCGTTTACCCCGACCCACGCCGAATACGTCTATCTGAAGGGTCGTCGTGTTCTGAATGACCAGATGGAGTTCCTGCTTGCGCATTTCCCCCGCTCAAGTCCGCTGCACGATCGTCTGAAACAGTCCGACTGAACCGGATGCGCGGCTTTCGGGCTGCTGGTAGCCGGCCCGCCCGAGCAGAGCGAACGCATCCGGGCAGGCCGGCGAAACCTTGAGGATCGAACGGCAGATGACACGTTATACAGCGACTAAGGGTTTCGCCCACGACGCCCCCTCCGTAACCGGCATCCTGCTGGTCAATCTGGGTTCACCCGACGCGCCGACCCGCGCGGCGGTCAAACGCTATCTCGGTGAGTTCCTCTGGGACCCGCGGGTCGTCGAGACGCCCCGCTGGCTGTGGTGGCTGATCCTCCGACTGATTATCCTGAATTTCCGTCCCGCCCGCAGCGCCCGGAACTACCAGAAGATCTGGACGGACTCGGGCTCTCCACTGGTCGCCGGTTCGACCCGCCTCGCCAAGGCCCTTGCGGACCGCCTGACCGGCAGGCACGGGAATACGGTACGGATCGAATCGGCGATGAGATACGGGAACCCGTCGATCCCCGACAGGCTGGGGGCCTTGCGTGAGGCCGGCGCCCGCCGGCTTCTCGTCCTGCCGCTCTATCCCCAGTACTCCGCCACCACAACGGCATCGGTCTTTGATGCCGTGGCCGACGAACTGAAACAGTGGCGGTGGCTACCCGAGCTGCGCCTCGTCAACGGATACCCGGACGATCCCGCCTACACTGGCGCCCTCGCCTCGAGCATCGAGACGTACTGGCGTACCCACGAGCGCGGGGAGCGCCTGATCTTCTCCTTTCACGGGATCCCGCAGCGCTATTTCTCGGCAGGGGACCCTTACCACTGCCAGTGTCACAAGACGGCCCGCCTGGTCGCGGAGACCCTGAAGCTCGAATCGGGTCAATGGCGGGTGGCGTTCCAGTCCCGTTTCGGGCGTGACCCCTGGTTAGCGCCCTACACCGACCATGTCCTGGGCGCGCTGGCGGCGGAAGGCGTGTCCTCGGTCGACGTCGTGTGTCCCGGATTCTCCATGGATTGCCTGGAAACCCTGGAGGAGATCGATATGCAGAACCGTGAGATCTTCCTCTCCGCCGGTGGACGGGAGTTCCACTACATCCCCGCCCTCAACGACTCGACCGAACACGTGGATGCGCTCGAGCGCATCGTCGACGGGCATATCTGCAGCTGGCTGGACGCTGGCGATGCCGCGCTGCGCCGTCGCGCCACGGACCTGACGCGCGAACGTGCCATCGCAATGGGCGCCGAACGCTGAACCCCTGTGCGGTCTCCGGCCTATAGCCGGGAAAGCACCTGGTCGATCATGCCCTCGGCCTGGGCGCCATAGCCTCCGCCGAACAGATTGAGATGATTGAGTACGTGGTAAATATTGTAGAACGTCTTGCGCAGCGGGTAACCCGGATCCAGGGGGAACCCGGCTCGATACGCGTGATAGAAGTCCCCGCCGAACCCGCCGAACAGTTCGGTCATGGCCAGATCGGCCTCCCGGTCGCCGTAATACACCGCCGGATCGTAGATCACCGGTTCACCATGCTCGTCACAGCTCCAGTTCCCGCCCCAGAGATCGCCATGCAACAGCGACGGTTGCGGGTCATAGCTATCGAACAGGGCAGGGAACCGCTCCATCAGGCGGGTCCCCTTTTCCTGCAGTGCACCGGCATATCCCTTGCTTGCCGCCAACCGCAACTGGAACCCCAGCCGGTGCTCGCGCCAGAACGCCACCCAGTCGCTGCCGGGTGTGTTGATCTGTGGGGTCGAACCAATGGTATTGTCGGTATCCCAGCCGAACATCCCTGCCTTGGTATGGTGCATCTTGGCCAACCTCCGACCGAGCTCCCCGGCATCCCCCCCTGGACGCAGAGGGATGTACTCCATCGCCAGGAACCCGTGCCGGTTCGCGGTACCGCAACAGACCGGCTCGGGGACGCGGATGGCGTCGGTCGAAGCGAGTTCGCGCAACCCGGCGGACTCCGCCTCGAACATACCCAGGTGTGCGACGTCGTTGACCTTGACGAACCATGACCGACCATCGGTTGCCGAGAGACGAAATGCCTGATTGATACAGCCGCCACCGAGCGAGACCGCCCCTGCCGGCGTGGTCTCGCGCCCGGTGACCCGGCCGATGGCCCTGCACACACCGTCCCAGTCAGGCACGACGATCGCGGATCATGGTGGCGGCGCGGTGACGCAAGTCGCTATCCGACCCCGTGCGAGACATCGATTTGCTGCGCACCCCTGACTAAGGGAAGATACTGCGCGACCCAGAACTTGCCGCGCACGTATGCGTCGAGATCCAGTCCCTCGAGATGGGTTTTACCCGCGACCCCCTCCTCCAGGGCGGTGGCGATGACCCTTGCCGCCACCCGCACCGAAACTTCCTGCAGTTCTTTGACCGGCGGGTAGATGAGGCCGGACTCGAGGTGTCTCGCCGCGGTGTAGTCTGCCAGTGCGCAGGCCGACTGCAGGACCATCCGGTCGGTGATCCTGGCAGCATCGCAAAGGATCGAACCGAAGCCCAGACCGGGGAAGATGAAGGCGTTGTTACCCTGGCCGATGGGGAAGCTATGCTCGTTGAACAGCACGTCGGCAAACGGGCTCCCCGTCGCGACGATCGCCCGACCTTCGGTCCAACCGATGATATCCTCCGGCAGTGCCTCGCAGACGGAGGTCGGATTGGAAAGCGGAAAGATGATGGGCCGCGCCGTGTTGTGGTCCACGGCGTTCACGATCGGCTGGTTGAACGCTCCGGCCAGGCCGCTCAGGCCCAGCAACACCGTGGCGCGCGAATTCTGTATCACCTCCAGGGTGTTAGGCACATCGCCCTCGAAACGCCAGTCGGCGAGGCTCTCCCTGCGCTGTGCATAGGGTTGTTTGTACGGCTCCATTTTGCGGCCCTCCACGAGCAGACCGCGGGAGTCCACGACGAACATCCGCTCGCGTGCCTCCCTCTCGCTGAGCCCGTCCATCATCAGGCCTTCGTGTATGGCCCAGGCGACGCCGATGCCGCCCGCGCCCGCCCCGAAGACGACGATGCGCTGATCTTCCAGGGTCTCGCCCTTCATCCGGCACGCCGAGAGGATCCCCGCCAGAGCCACCGCACCGGTACCCTGGATGTCGTCGTTGAAGGAGGGCAACTCGTCCCGGTAACGACCAAGCAGGGTAAACGCCGTTTCCTTCGAAAAATCCTCCCACTGGATGATGGCCTTCGGCCAGCGGGCGCGGATCGCCGCGACGAACTTATCGACAAAGGCCATATAAGGTTCGCCGCGCAACCTGCGCTGCCGGATGCCGAGATAGGACGGATCATTGATGAGATCAAGCCGGTCGGTGCCGACATCGAGCTTGACCGGCATGGTATGAAACGGACTCACCCCCCCGCCTACCGTGTAGAGGGCCAGCTTGCCAATGGCGATGGCAAGCCCGCCGTACCCCTGATCGCCGATCCCGAGAATCGCCGAGGAATCGGTCGCCACGATCATGCGGACATCGTGCCATGGGTAGTTGTGCGTCACCTCCCTCGCCCGATCGATGTTGATGGGAGACAGCGACAGACCGCGCGGGTTCTGGTAGAGGTAGCTGAACTCCTGTACCGCCTGCCCGACCGTAGGCGTGTAGACGATCGGTAGCATCT
Coding sequences:
- a CDS encoding primosomal protein N' yields the protein MPSVIYYHVALPVPLGDHFDYLGPPGLQGMSLSDGVRVKVPFGRRTLVGMIVGSSATSNVPPSRLRPIIEVLDDTPLCTMGMLSLLRWAGQYYRYALGEVIRTALPVRLRSGLSVAGAAESRWYARVRQMPGHLDERAPRQAAVLTTLLNRGDIGASAVVLNSEHERWRDAMRSLVEKGLAERSKQAPTGGQDIGPVTPQRVSLNSGQVHAAEVIQRGLGRFAPVLLDGVTGSGKTEVYLAAIEQVVASGCQALVLVPEIGLTPQLVDRFSAHLGAIPSVIHSGLSDTERHCAWRKAAAGEARVVIGTRSAVFTPLLRPGIIIVDEEHDPSFKQQDGFRYHARDVAVYRARLEGVPVVLGSATPSLESLSNVARGKYSRVVLSQRAGSARPPSVSIIDTRRHRTTDGVSGPLRERISSHLEQGGQVLLFLNRRGFAPALLCEDCGWAVPCSRCDSHLTLHAAQSSMSCHHCGAKRNVPRHCEACGSKELRPVGHGTERVEQALRQWFPDVPLIRIDRDTTRRKGALEGYLRAIRSGKHRILLGTQMLSKGHDFPLVTLTGILNLDNGLYGTDFRDAERMAQLVVQVAGRAGRADRPGEVLLQTHQPDHPLIQSLLHSGYPGFARAALAEREAAGLPPFSHMALLRAEAAGREEPMRMLEAVRDGVSIVETSRVRQLGPVPAAMERRAGRFRAQLMAVAPRRGELEPVIDQWLAGLQGPGKGRRVRWSLDIDPTDVL
- a CDS encoding GGDEF domain-containing protein, which gives rise to MPNNNQQAVQVEIENRDEVNIASLTRLSLFGRLDLERNHDLLARCSQREVEAGEIILQRGMANDRIYVILEGRLSIHLREDDFALAVLREGETVGEMSIIGDQPTSAIVKAETRALLLEIPREAFWGFIDRDPSFARQLLELFARRLLNVTNVVFYSRQMQEKYRREAYADPLTDLYNLRWLNETLPFEMSRCVVCNRHLSLLALSVDGFGRYNAIWGHSTADQTLRELATAIEVELRTLDMAARCEGAEIMAILPGADVNEAERVAHRLREASSRLCDPQRNSDPMPAFTVSIGVAEMVPGDYAEMLIARTSAAMGRARDQGGGTTSR
- a CDS encoding HNH endonuclease, with translation MPVEWIDYREAARLYHANQVAYACGSLLYALHGGTNARTGGRSVIRVNAIVATRGNNRTVRQPYTPPLHNSTLFRRDGNLCLYCGDRFTHNHLSRDHVTPLSQGGSNGWNNVVTACKRCNNHKAGRTPEQAGMALLAVPFTPTHAEYVYLKGRRVLNDQMEFLLAHFPRSSPLHDRLKQSD
- the hemH gene encoding ferrochelatase, translating into MTRYTATKGFAHDAPSVTGILLVNLGSPDAPTRAAVKRYLGEFLWDPRVVETPRWLWWLILRLIILNFRPARSARNYQKIWTDSGSPLVAGSTRLAKALADRLTGRHGNTVRIESAMRYGNPSIPDRLGALREAGARRLLVLPLYPQYSATTTASVFDAVADELKQWRWLPELRLVNGYPDDPAYTGALASSIETYWRTHERGERLIFSFHGIPQRYFSAGDPYHCQCHKTARLVAETLKLESGQWRVAFQSRFGRDPWLAPYTDHVLGALAAEGVSSVDVVCPGFSMDCLETLEEIDMQNREIFLSAGGREFHYIPALNDSTEHVDALERIVDGHICSWLDAGDAALRRRATDLTRERAIAMGAER
- a CDS encoding fructosamine kinase family protein, encoding MPDWDGVCRAIGRVTGRETTPAGAVSLGGGCINQAFRLSATDGRSWFVKVNDVAHLGMFEAESAGLRELASTDAIRVPEPVCCGTANRHGFLAMEYIPLRPGGDAGELGRRLAKMHHTKAGMFGWDTDNTIGSTPQINTPGSDWVAFWREHRLGFQLRLAASKGYAGALQEKGTRLMERFPALFDSYDPQPSLLHGDLWGGNWSCDEHGEPVIYDPAVYYGDREADLAMTELFGGFGGDFYHAYRAGFPLDPGYPLRKTFYNIYHVLNHLNLFGGGYGAQAEGMIDQVLSRL
- a CDS encoding NAD-dependent malic enzyme, with the protein product MTTISPYFDIKTDSRGNQHMEVYLDGIALLRLVLSNKGTAFTEEERIALGLDGLLPPQVNTLEQQVERVYRGFLRQSDPLAKYQYLRALQERTEILFYALLERHLEEMLPIVYTPTVGQAVQEFSYLYQNPRGLSLSPINIDRAREVTHNYPWHDVRMIVATDSSAILGIGDQGYGGLAIAIGKLALYTVGGGVSPFHTMPVKLDVGTDRLDLINDPSYLGIRQRRLRGEPYMAFVDKFVAAIRARWPKAIIQWEDFSKETAFTLLGRYRDELPSFNDDIQGTGAVALAGILSACRMKGETLEDQRIVVFGAGAGGIGVAWAIHEGLMMDGLSEREARERMFVVDSRGLLVEGRKMEPYKQPYAQRRESLADWRFEGDVPNTLEVIQNSRATVLLGLSGLAGAFNQPIVNAVDHNTARPIIFPLSNPTSVCEALPEDIIGWTEGRAIVATGSPFADVLFNEHSFPIGQGNNAFIFPGLGFGSILCDAARITDRMVLQSACALADYTAARHLESGLIYPPVKELQEVSVRVAARVIATALEEGVAGKTHLEGLDLDAYVRGKFWVAQYLPLVRGAQQIDVSHGVG